In Mycoplasma sp. Mirounga ES2805-ORL, a single window of DNA contains:
- the rpsJ gene encoding 30S ribosomal protein S10 has translation MNKLNIKVKGFEHQLVDFAAKKLVELATKNQTKVSGPIPLPTKREVVTILRSVHVNKKSREQFESRTFQRLIVLIDPNEKTIDQIKRFEFPSGVEIQVSQK, from the coding sequence ATGAATAAATTAAATATCAAGGTGAAAGGTTTTGAACATCAATTAGTTGATTTCGCTGCTAAAAAACTTGTTGAATTAGCAACAAAAAATCAAACTAAAGTAAGTGGACCTATTCCTCTTCCAACAAAAAGAGAAGTAGTTACCATTTTAAGATCAGTTCATGTTAACAAAAAATCACGTGAACAATTTGAATCAAGAACTTTCCAAAGATTAATTGTTTTAATCGATCCAAATGAAAAAACAATTGATCAAATTAAAAGATTTGAATTTCCATCAGGTGTTGAAATTCAAGTATCACAAAAATAA
- a CDS encoding 5'-3' exonuclease H3TH domain-containing protein, whose amino-acid sequence MNSNDRSVDEIDFQLGFDRKRFLLIDGNFLMFQSFYASSYSGQPLMTNNEGTPVNGVHVFLMTLHKLISITNPNYIFIAFDAFGKTKRHNEYEDYKAGRTKAPEIIFPQFALIKEILTKMNIPWKEKLGDEADDLIATLAYKTNECNNIIFSKDKDLLQLVSGNTFVLRKRKANSTSYFDLISSNNFLDEYELNPSQIADYKGIAGDPSDNLKGIQGIGHKTAIKLLQKYGSLESIFNNINEIKGKTKDKLLEGREHGELCKKLAILNTNVDMDLNIDLYKLNINKESLKEIFDKHSLASTKEKFLKL is encoded by the coding sequence ATGAATTCAAACGATAGAAGTGTAGATGAAATTGATTTTCAATTAGGTTTTGATAGAAAACGATTTTTATTAATTGATGGTAATTTTTTGATGTTTCAAAGTTTTTATGCATCATCTTATTCAGGGCAACCTTTAATGACGAATAATGAAGGAACTCCAGTAAATGGTGTTCATGTTTTTCTAATGACTTTACATAAATTGATAAGTATTACAAATCCTAACTATATATTTATAGCATTTGATGCTTTTGGTAAAACAAAAAGGCACAATGAATATGAAGATTATAAAGCAGGAAGAACAAAAGCTCCAGAAATCATTTTCCCTCAATTTGCATTAATTAAAGAAATTTTAACAAAAATGAATATACCTTGAAAAGAAAAATTGGGAGATGAGGCAGATGACTTAATTGCCACATTAGCCTATAAAACAAATGAATGTAACAATATAATTTTTTCTAAAGACAAGGATTTATTGCAACTTGTAAGTGGAAATACATTTGTATTAAGAAAAAGAAAAGCTAATTCAACTAGCTATTTTGATTTAATTTCAAGCAACAACTTTTTGGATGAATATGAGTTAAATCCATCGCAAATTGCTGACTATAAAGGTATAGCTGGTGATCCATCGGATAATCTAAAAGGGATTCAAGGAATTGGTCATAAAACTGCTATTAAGTTACTTCAAAAATATGGTTCACTAGAATCAATTTTTAATAATATTAATGAAATAAAAGGAAAAACTAAAGATAAATTACTTGAAGGCCGCGAACATGGTGAGTTATGTAAAAAACTAGCTATTTTGAACACAAATGTTGACATGGACTTGAATATTGATTTATATAAATTAAACATTAACAAGGAAAGTCTAAAAGAAATTTTTGACAAACATAGTTTGGCATCAACAAAAGAAAAATTTTTAAAACTTTAA
- the uvrC gene encoding excinuclease ABC subunit UvrC: MTYEELIKKISTISTKPGVYIWKDSAGNILYVGKAKNLRKRMQQYFRGSVNSYMTSTLVKNIDSYEIFIVRNNKEALLLEKQYIDKYNPPYNLLLLDDRRYPYIKIELQKKLNISLSRNLNKKENKHLFYFGPFPNGYGANVILKLLQREAFYEKGLVIKNNDYQFWLDKFNNIKSILKFNNVHYINELKNKMEQASELEQYEIALDLRNSINYLEKLREDQIIELKTFKNIDVIDFKYDDKTIYVTILFYRYGLLINKDNQQFSINGNLESTLENFIVKYYNSKLLPEQILVSNDFINLELNLPDEFKIINPKIGPLKRALEVARLNLDYFYENKMSSKNNDIEKIHALLTTLKKYVPNNSLESILIFDNSNINNTNPVGVAVAYINGVKNKDLYRKFNLSINVSRLADVEYMKQTFTRYFTNEKLKKDFDLIIVDGGKAQIKEAKKVLNNLNFNIPIIGLVKDGNHKTRAIVDLSLEEREIKEKELFNFLSEIQIEVDRFAKSHLRNRQKIISLEGKLQSIKGLGPALENKLLNKFKTYSNIYNASEEELSEIVPKAVAKEIKKRF; this comes from the coding sequence ATGACTTATGAAGAATTAATAAAAAAAATATCAACAATATCTACAAAACCAGGTGTTTATATTTGAAAAGATTCAGCTGGTAATATTTTGTATGTTGGTAAAGCTAAAAATCTTAGAAAAAGAATGCAGCAATATTTTAGAGGTAGTGTAAATAGTTACATGACTTCTACATTAGTTAAAAATATAGACTCATATGAAATATTTATAGTGCGCAACAATAAAGAAGCTCTCTTACTTGAAAAGCAATATATTGATAAATATAACCCGCCATATAATTTACTTTTGTTAGATGATAGAAGATATCCATACATTAAGATAGAGTTACAAAAAAAATTAAATATTTCTTTATCAAGAAATTTGAATAAAAAAGAAAATAAACATTTATTTTATTTTGGACCATTTCCTAACGGATACGGTGCTAATGTTATTTTAAAATTATTGCAAAGAGAAGCATTCTATGAAAAAGGTTTAGTTATAAAAAATAATGACTATCAATTTTGATTGGATAAATTTAATAATATTAAAAGTATTTTAAAATTTAACAACGTTCATTATATTAATGAATTAAAAAATAAAATGGAACAAGCTTCTGAACTAGAACAATATGAAATAGCTTTAGATTTAAGAAATTCTATAAATTACTTAGAAAAATTAAGAGAAGATCAAATTATTGAACTTAAAACATTTAAAAATATAGATGTTATAGATTTCAAATATGATGATAAAACAATTTATGTTACTATACTATTTTATAGATACGGATTATTAATAAATAAAGATAATCAGCAATTTAGTATTAATGGTAATTTAGAGTCAACTTTAGAAAACTTTATTGTTAAATATTACAATTCAAAGTTACTTCCAGAACAAATACTAGTTTCTAATGACTTTATTAATCTAGAATTAAATCTTCCTGATGAATTTAAAATAATCAACCCTAAAATAGGACCACTTAAAAGAGCTTTAGAAGTAGCGAGATTAAACCTAGACTATTTTTATGAAAATAAAATGTCTTCTAAAAATAATGATATTGAAAAAATTCACGCTCTTTTAACGACACTTAAAAAATATGTTCCTAATAATTCATTAGAAAGTATTCTAATCTTTGATAATTCAAATATTAATAATACAAATCCAGTAGGTGTTGCAGTTGCTTATATAAATGGAGTAAAAAACAAAGATCTCTATCGAAAATTTAATTTAAGTATTAATGTTTCGAGGTTAGCAGATGTTGAATATATGAAGCAAACCTTCACAAGATATTTTACAAATGAAAAGCTCAAAAAAGACTTTGATTTAATAATAGTAGACGGCGGAAAGGCACAAATTAAGGAAGCTAAAAAAGTTTTAAATAATTTAAATTTTAATATTCCGATTATTGGTTTAGTAAAAGATGGTAACCATAAGACTAGAGCTATTGTGGATTTAAGTCTTGAGGAAAGGGAAATAAAAGAAAAAGAATTATTTAATTTTCTTTCGGAAATTCAAATAGAAGTGGATAGATTTGCAAAGTCACATTTGAGAAATAGACAAAAAATTATATCTCTTGAAGGCAAATTACAATCGATAAAAGGGCTAGGGCCAGCTCTTGAAAACAAGTTATTAAATAAGTTTAAAACATATTCTAATATCTATAACGCATCGGAAGAAGAGTTGAGTGAGATTGTTCCTAAGGCTGTTGCGAAAGAGATAAAAAAACGTTTTTAG
- a CDS encoding SPFH domain-containing protein, with protein MTWIIVVSVLVGALLLFLLFGFRIVPQMKFKIVERLGKYNKTLEGGLHWIIPLIDRVKLTETKQEKVFDFPEQAVITKDNVTMQIDTVVYLKILDPKLFAYGAENPFFAVESLTATTLRNLVGDLELDETLTSRDTINEKLREILDSATDDWGIRIIRVELKNILPPQEIKEAMEKQMRAEREKREQILIAEGIKQAEITKAQGYKEAKILNAEAKKQALILEAEGKKQSIELINEAKPSKEFIQLQSLIALSEISNGQSNTLMFPTDIAQAVSLGTFFNQGMKLGEKAGDKTPTKKPE; from the coding sequence ATGACTTGAATTATTGTTGTAAGCGTTCTTGTTGGAGCATTATTACTATTTTTATTATTTGGATTTAGAATCGTTCCTCAAATGAAATTTAAAATTGTTGAAAGATTGGGTAAATATAATAAAACTCTAGAAGGCGGACTTCATTGAATTATCCCTCTAATTGATAGAGTAAAATTAACCGAAACAAAACAAGAAAAAGTATTCGATTTTCCAGAACAAGCGGTTATTACAAAAGATAATGTTACAATGCAAATTGATACTGTTGTTTATTTAAAAATCTTAGATCCTAAATTATTTGCGTATGGTGCAGAAAATCCATTTTTTGCAGTTGAATCTTTAACAGCTACAACTCTTAGAAATTTAGTAGGTGATTTAGAATTAGATGAAACTCTTACTTCTAGAGATACAATAAATGAAAAACTAAGAGAAATCTTAGATTCAGCAACAGATGATTGAGGAATTAGAATTATTAGAGTTGAGTTAAAAAATATTCTTCCTCCTCAAGAAATTAAAGAGGCAATGGAAAAACAAATGAGAGCTGAACGTGAAAAACGTGAACAAATTCTTATTGCCGAGGGTATTAAACAAGCCGAAATAACTAAAGCACAAGGTTACAAAGAAGCTAAAATACTAAATGCAGAAGCTAAAAAACAAGCATTAATTCTTGAAGCTGAAGGTAAAAAACAATCTATTGAATTAATAAACGAAGCAAAGCCTTCAAAAGAATTTATTCAACTTCAATCGCTAATTGCACTTAGTGAAATATCAAATGGTCAAAGCAATACTTTAATGTTTCCAACAGACATTGCACAAGCTGTAAGTTTAGGGACATTCTTTAATCAAGGAATGAAATTAGGAGAAAAAGCAGGTGATAAAACACCAACTAAAAAACCTGAATAA
- a CDS encoding thioredoxin domain-containing protein: MIRILFKDVLNILLENKNSDILYVLYFSKKNCFKLKQMEVILKEISKLYSNNKNIVFYEIDAEEAGVYRDPFAEFSVLEIPTFIFVKNNIIKKNISNFWPKDIFIDIIEEFLD; the protein is encoded by the coding sequence ATGATTAGGATACTATTTAAAGATGTATTAAATATTTTGCTAGAAAATAAAAATTCTGATATTTTATATGTTTTGTATTTCTCTAAAAAAAATTGTTTTAAGTTAAAACAAATGGAAGTAATTTTAAAAGAAATTAGTAAATTGTATTCTAATAATAAAAATATTGTTTTCTATGAAATTGATGCTGAAGAGGCTGGAGTATATAGAGATCCTTTTGCCGAATTTTCAGTTCTTGAAATCCCGACTTTTATCTTTGTAAAAAATAACATTATTAAAAAGAACATTTCTAACTTTTGACCTAAAGACATCTTCATAGACATTATTGAGGAGTTTTTAGATTAA